A region of Necator americanus strain Aroian chromosome I, whole genome shotgun sequence DNA encodes the following proteins:
- a CDS encoding hypothetical protein (NECATOR_CHRI.G3855.T1) yields the protein MSLEFHVRSMDSLNAWIFENGDRDGDRGRCLWDFSDCMPIHLLVLVLALLVSPTKSCFGGLGGLFGGGGGCCPPPVGGPSCCPPMGGGGAIYPGGGGGGYAVAPPPPPPAPAYVAPPPAPVYPSGGYPVSGKK from the exons ATGTCGCTGGAATTTCACGTTCGTTCCATGGATTCGCTCAACGCTTGGATATTTGAAAACGGAGATCGAGACGGAGACCGAGGCCGTTGCTTATGGGATTTTAGCGATTGTATGccg ATCCACTTACTAGTACTGGTTCTCGCTTTACTGGTTTCCCCAACTAAATCCTGTTTCGGTGGTCTTGGAGGACTTTTCGGTGGAGGCGGAGGTTGCTGTCCACCACCAGTGGGAGGACCCAGCTGTTGTCCACCAATGGGAGGCGGTGGAGCAAT ATATcctggtggaggtggtggaggtTATGCGGTtgcaccacctccaccaccaccagcaCCTGCCTATGTAGCACCACCACCAGCACCTGTTTATCCTAGTGGTGGTTATCCTGTATCCGGAAAGAAATAA
- a CDS encoding hypothetical protein (NECATOR_CHRI.G3855.T2): MIHLLVLVLALLVSPTKSCFGGLGGLFGGGGGCCPPPVGGPSCCPPMGGGGAIYPGGGGGGYAVAPPPPPPAPAYVAPPPAPVYPSGGYPVSGKK, from the exons ATG ATCCACTTACTAGTACTGGTTCTCGCTTTACTGGTTTCCCCAACTAAATCCTGTTTCGGTGGTCTTGGAGGACTTTTCGGTGGAGGCGGAGGTTGCTGTCCACCACCAGTGGGAGGACCCAGCTGTTGTCCACCAATGGGAGGCGGTGGAGCAAT ATATcctggtggaggtggtggaggtTATGCGGTtgcaccacctccaccaccaccagcaCCTGCCTATGTAGCACCACCACCAGCACCTGTTTATCCTAGTGGTGGTTATCCTGTATCCGGAAAGAAATAA
- a CDS encoding hypothetical protein (NECATOR_CHRI.G3856.T1), with protein MEKELELRVPGASPYILRPAWERYSNTLPMAMFPARRVKKVPAGWESRAGHDRELRLSDMGPLSIFTCLPYVLSFSFCSASLAETRLFSDLLNGYNPLERPVANASQPLVVKIKMFLQQILDVDEKNQLVSVNAWLSYTWQDYNLIWDPAKYEGIQDIRFPGSADHIWRPDILLYNSAAEDFDSTFKSNLLVYSTGDVNWIPPGVLKFVCKLDVTWFPFDDQICYLKFGSWTFHGYALDLQIDTDNTNSSHSMDLSTYVVNGEWIVVSSPAVREVKFYKCCPEPYPTVKFYLHIRRRTLYYGFNLIIPSILICVMAVFGFSLPPDAGEKITLQMTILLAIVFFLSMVSEMTPPTSDAVPLIGVFFSCCMLVISASVVFTVLILNLHFRSSDTHRISPLTRRVFLEWLPWILCMSRPGYSFVAGKAVIEDPLPCKLKKEQFYKDPSLSLNPVTEAQVTLLNAICAEVNEICEYVEKEEIEERIEADWKFAAMAVDRACLIMFTLFIILSTLAIFLSAPHIIA; from the exons ATGGAAAAGGAACTGGAACTACGAGTGCCCGGAGCCAGCCCTTATATACTGCGGCCGGCATGGGAGCGTTACAGCAATACATTGCCAATGGCAATGTTTCCCGCTCGCCGCGTGAAGAAGGTGCCggctggctgggaaagtcgtgcTGGGCATGACAGGGAG CTTCGTTTATCGGATATGGGACCACTGTCGATTTTCACCTGTCTTCCGTACGTGCTGTCATTTTCGTTCTGTTCAGCTAGTCTAGCAGAGACTCGTCTGTTTAGTGATCTCCTCAATG GGTACAACCCTCTGGAACGCCCTGTTGCGAACGCTTCTCAGCCTCTGGTAGTAAAGATTAAAATGTTCCTGCAGCAAATTCTGGATGTTGACGAGAAGAACCAACTGGTTTCCGTGAATGCTTGGCTCAGCTAT ACATGGCAAGATTACAATCTCATTTGGGACCCTGCAAAATATGAAGGAATCCAAGATATTCGATTTCCTGGCTCAGCTGATCACATTTGGAGGCCAGACATTCTGCTTTACAACAG tGCTGCAGAGGATTTTGACTCGACTTTTAAAAGTAACCTATTGGTTTATTCGACCGGCGATGTCAATTGGATACCGCCCGGTGTCCTGAAATTCGTCTGCAAATTGGATGTGACATG GTTTCCTTTCGATGATCaaatttgttatttaaaaTTTGGATCGTGGACATTTCACGGATATGCGCTTGACCTGCAGATAGACACAGACAACACAAACTCAA gTCACTCTATGGATTTGTCCACGTATGTGGTGAACGGTGAATGGATTGTCGTTAGTTCACCAGCAGTTCGAGAGGTGAAATTTTATAAATGTTGTCCGGAACCTTATCCGACAGTGAAGTTCTACTTGCACATTCGTCGTCGTACATTATATTATG GTTTCAACCTAATCATTCCGTCAATATTAATCTGTGTTATGGCTGTTTTTGGCTTCTCCTTGCCACCAGATGCTGGAGAGAAAATCACTCTGC AGATGACTATCCTCTTGGCTatcgtattttttcttagcatGGTCTCTGAAATGACACCACCCACCTCGGATGCTGTACCGCTGATAG GAgtattcttttcttgttgcATGTTGGTTATTTCTGCTTCGGTAGTATTTACCGTACTCATCCTGAATCTACATTTTAGATCATCAGATACGCACCGGATCAGTCCACTG ACTCGCAGAGTATTCCTGGAATGGCTCCCATGGATCCTGTGTATGTCTCGACCTGGATATTCATTTGTCGCAGGAAAAGCTGTCATAGAAGATCCTCTTCCGtgtaaactgaaaaaagaacagttctACAAGGATCCATCCTTATCTCTGAATCCAGTCACGGAGGCACAAGTCACGTTGCTGAACGCTATTTGTGCGGAAGTGAATGag ATATGTGAGTACgtcgaaaaagaggaaatagaGGAACGAATTGAAGCGGATTGGAAATTTGCCGCTATGGCTGTGGATCGTGCATGTCTTATAATGTTTACTCTGTTTATAATATTATCTACACTTGCAATATTCCTCTCCGCACCTCATATTATTGCTTAA